A section of the Jaculus jaculus isolate mJacJac1 chromosome 6, mJacJac1.mat.Y.cur, whole genome shotgun sequence genome encodes:
- the LOC123461715 gene encoding nucleoporin SEH1-like, whose translation MFVARSIAADHKDLIHDVSFDFHGRRMATCSSDQSVKVWDKSESGDWHCTASWKTHSGSVWRVTWAHPEFGQVLASCSFDRTAAVWEEIVGESNDKLRGQSHWVKRTTLVDSRTSVTDVKFAPKHMGLMLATCSADGIVRIYEAPDVMNLSQWSLQHEVSCKLSCSCISWNPSSSRGHSPMIAVGSDDSSPNAMAKVQIFEYNENTRKYAKAETLMTVTDPVHDIAFAPNLGRSFHILAIATKDVRIFTLKPVRKELTSSGGPTKFEIHIVAQFDNHNSQVWRVSWNITGTVLASSGDDGCVRLWKANYMDNWKCTGILKGNGSPVNGNSQQGNSTPSLGSTIPNLQNSLNGSSASRKYFFPPLDSPRAGSRWSSSSQLLPPPPAPLVEHSCDADTANLQYPHPPRGYLSRPLNPLPENEGV comes from the exons ATGTTTGTGGCGCGCAGCATCGCGGCGGACCATAAGGATCTCATCCACGATGTCTCCTTCGACTTCCACGGGCGCCGCATGGCCACCTGCTCCAGCGACCAGAGCGTCAAGGTCTGGGACAAAAGTGAAAGTGGAGATTGGCATTGTACTGCTAGCTGGAAGACACATAGTGGATCTGTATGGCGTGTGACATGGGCTCATCCTGAGTTTGGACAGGTTTTGGCCTCCTGTTCTTTTGATCGAACAGCTGCTGTGTGGGAAGAAATAGTAGGAGAGTCCAATGATAAACTGCGAGGACAGAGTCACTGGGTGAAGAGGACGACTTTAGTGGATAGCAGAACATCTGTTACTGATGTGAAATTTGCTCCCAAGCATATGGGTCTTATGTTAGCAACCTGTTCAGCAGATGGTATAGTAAGAATATATGAGGCACCAGATGTCATGAATCTCAGCCAGTGGTCTCTGCAGCACGAGGTCTCCTGTAAACTAAGCTGTAGTTGTATTTCTTGGAACCCTTCAAGTTCTCGTGGCCACTCCCCCATGATAGCTGTAGGAAGTGATGACAGTAGTCCAAATGCAATGGCCAAGGTTCAGATCTTTGAATACAATGAAAACACCAGGAAATATGCAAAAGCTGAAACTCTTATGACAGTCACTGATCCTGTTCATGATATTGCATTTGCTCCAAATTTGGGAAGATCTTTCCACATTCTAGCAATAGCAACCAAAGATGTGAGAATTTTTACATTAAAGCCTGTGAGGAAAGAGCTTACTTCCTCTGGTGGGCCAACAAAATTTGAAATTCATATAGTGGCTCAGTTTGATAATCATAATTCCCAAGTCTGGAGGGTGAGCTGGAACATAACGGGAACAGTATTAGCATCTTCTGGAGATGATGGCTGTGTAAGATTGTGGAAAGCGAATTATATGGACAATTGGAAGTGCACTGGTATATTGAAAGGTAATGGGAGCCCAGTTAATGGGAATTCTCAACAGGGAAATTCAACTCCTTCCCTTGGCTCAACTATTCCAAATCTCCAAAATTCATTAAATGGATCTTCTGCTAGCAGAAA GTATTTCTTTCCCCCTCTGGATTCCCCAAGGGCTGGATCAAGATGGTCCAGTTCTTCTcagctccttcctcctcctcctgctcctctggTAGAGCACTCTTGTGATGCCGACACTGCCAACCTCCAGTATCCTCATCCTCCCAGAGGGTATCTCTCTCGGCCTCTTAATCCCTTACCTGAGAATGAAGGGGTTTAA